The proteins below are encoded in one region of Pseudomonas putida S13.1.2:
- a CDS encoding carboxyl transferase domain-containing protein: MATLHTQINPRSAEFAGNSAAMLEQVQALRGLLAQVAQGGGPKAQERHTSRGKLLPRERIDRLLDPGSPFLEIGQLAAHEVYGEDVPAAGVIAGIGRVEGVECMIVANDATVKGGSYYPLTVKKHLRAQTIAQQNRLPCIYLVDSGGANLPRQDEVFPDREHFGRIFFNQANMSAQGIPQIAVVMGSCTAGGAYVPAMADEAIMVRQQATIFLAGPPLVKAATGEVVSAEDLGGADVHCRTSGVADHYADNDEHALAIARRSVANLNWHKLGKLQRLAPVAPLYAADELYGVVPADAKQPFDVREVIARLVDGSVFDEFKALFGTTLVCGFAHLHGYPVAILANNGILFAEAAQKGAHFIELACQRGIPLLFLQNITGFMVGKKYEEGGIAKHGAKLVTAVACAQVPKFTVIIGGSFGAGNYGMCGRAYDPRFLWMWPNARIGVMGAEQAAGVLAQVKREQSERSGQPFSAEDEARLKQPILDQYEHQGHPYYSSARLWDDGVIDPAQTRDVLGLALSAALNAPIEQSRFGIFRM, from the coding sequence ATGGCTACCTTGCACACCCAGATCAACCCGCGTTCGGCGGAGTTCGCCGGCAACAGCGCGGCCATGCTCGAACAGGTCCAGGCCCTGCGTGGCCTGCTCGCCCAGGTGGCCCAGGGCGGCGGGCCCAAAGCCCAGGAACGGCACACCTCGCGTGGCAAGCTGCTGCCGCGCGAGCGCATCGACCGCCTGCTGGACCCGGGCTCGCCATTCCTCGAAATCGGCCAGCTGGCTGCCCATGAGGTCTACGGCGAAGACGTGCCCGCCGCTGGCGTGATCGCCGGCATCGGCCGCGTCGAAGGCGTGGAATGCATGATCGTGGCCAACGACGCCACGGTCAAAGGCGGTTCGTACTACCCACTGACGGTCAAGAAGCACCTGCGTGCGCAAACCATCGCCCAGCAGAACCGCCTGCCGTGCATCTACCTGGTGGATTCGGGCGGCGCCAACCTGCCGCGCCAGGACGAAGTGTTCCCTGACCGCGAGCATTTCGGGCGGATCTTTTTCAACCAGGCCAACATGAGCGCGCAGGGCATCCCGCAGATTGCCGTGGTGATGGGCTCGTGTACGGCTGGCGGCGCCTACGTACCGGCCATGGCCGACGAAGCGATCATGGTGCGCCAGCAGGCGACCATCTTCCTCGCCGGCCCTCCGCTGGTAAAAGCCGCCACAGGTGAAGTGGTCAGCGCCGAAGACCTGGGTGGCGCCGATGTGCATTGCCGCACCAGCGGCGTAGCGGACCATTATGCCGACAATGACGAGCACGCCCTGGCCATCGCCCGGCGCAGTGTGGCCAACCTCAACTGGCACAAGCTGGGCAAGCTGCAGCGCCTGGCCCCGGTGGCGCCACTGTATGCCGCCGACGAGTTGTATGGCGTGGTACCGGCGGATGCCAAGCAACCGTTCGACGTGCGCGAGGTCATTGCGCGGCTGGTCGATGGCTCGGTGTTCGATGAATTCAAGGCCCTGTTCGGCACCACCCTGGTGTGCGGCTTCGCCCACCTGCATGGCTACCCGGTGGCGATCTTGGCCAACAACGGCATCCTCTTTGCCGAAGCCGCGCAAAAAGGCGCGCACTTCATCGAGCTGGCCTGCCAGCGGGGTATCCCGCTGCTGTTCCTGCAGAACATCACCGGCTTCATGGTGGGCAAGAAGTACGAAGAAGGCGGCATTGCCAAGCACGGCGCCAAGCTGGTCACCGCCGTGGCCTGCGCCCAGGTGCCAAAGTTCACGGTGATCATCGGTGGCAGCTTTGGTGCCGGCAACTACGGCATGTGCGGCCGTGCCTACGACCCGCGCTTTTTGTGGATGTGGCCCAACGCACGCATTGGCGTGATGGGCGCCGAACAGGCCGCTGGCGTGCTGGCGCAGGTCAAGCGCGAGCAAAGCGAGCGCAGCGGCCAGCCCTTCAGCGCCGAGGACGAGGCCCGGCTCAAGCAACCGATCCTCGACCAGTACGAGCACCAGGGCCACCCCTACTATTCCAGCGCCCGCCTGTGGGACGACGGCGTCATCGACCCGGCACAAACCCGCGATGTACTTGGCCTGGCGTTGTCTGCCGCGCTGAACGCACCGATCGAACAGAGCCGCTTCGGCATTTTCCGGATGTGA
- a CDS encoding AMP-binding protein gives MSQPSYTRGRQDQPLLTQTIGQAFDATVARCADGEALVSRHQGLRYSWRQLAEQVEVHARALMALGVNTGDRVGIWSPNCAQWCILQLASAKVGAILVNINPAYRVGELEYVLRQSGCRWLVCADAFKTSDYHAMVQELVPELACATPGELASERLPDLRGVISLAANPPAGFLPWHALAERAGQTSTDACTARQQSLQFDQPVNIQYTSGTTGAPKGATLSHYNILNNGFMVGESLGLTAHDRMVIPVPLYHCFGMVMANLGCITHGSTMIYPNDAFDAELTLRAVAEERASILYGVPTMFIAMLDHPARQGMDLSTLRSGIMAGATCPIEVMRRVIDQMHMAEVQIAYGMTETSPVSLQTGPDDDLELRVTTVGRTQPQLENKLVDADGCIVARGQIGELCTRGYSVMLGYWDNPQATADAIDPAGWMHSGDLAVMDEHGHVRIVGRNKDMIIRGGENIYPRELEEFFYTHPAVADAQVIGIPCSRYGEEIVAWIKLHPGHSATVEELQGWCKARIAHFKVPRHIRFVDEYPMTVTGKVQKYRMREISVAEISAVSAG, from the coding sequence ATGAGTCAACCGAGCTATACCCGCGGTCGCCAGGACCAACCCTTGCTGACCCAGACCATCGGCCAGGCCTTCGATGCCACGGTGGCCCGCTGTGCCGATGGCGAGGCGCTGGTGTCGCGCCATCAGGGCCTGCGCTACAGTTGGCGGCAGTTGGCCGAACAGGTCGAAGTGCATGCCCGCGCGCTTATGGCCCTGGGCGTGAACACCGGCGACCGTGTCGGCATCTGGTCGCCCAACTGCGCCCAGTGGTGCATTTTGCAGCTGGCCAGTGCCAAGGTCGGCGCCATCCTGGTCAACATCAACCCGGCCTATCGCGTGGGTGAGCTGGAATACGTGTTGCGCCAGTCCGGCTGCCGCTGGCTGGTGTGTGCCGATGCCTTCAAGACGTCTGACTACCACGCCATGGTCCAGGAACTGGTGCCAGAATTGGCCTGCGCCACGCCGGGTGAACTGGCCAGTGAACGCCTGCCGGACTTGCGCGGCGTGATCAGCCTGGCCGCCAACCCGCCTGCCGGCTTCCTGCCCTGGCACGCATTGGCCGAGCGGGCAGGGCAGACCTCGACCGATGCCTGCACTGCCCGCCAGCAAAGCCTGCAATTCGACCAGCCGGTGAACATCCAGTACACCTCCGGCACCACCGGGGCGCCCAAGGGGGCCACGCTCAGCCACTACAACATTCTCAATAATGGCTTCATGGTCGGCGAGAGCCTGGGCCTGACCGCACATGACCGCATGGTGATCCCGGTGCCGCTGTACCACTGTTTCGGCATGGTCATGGCCAACCTCGGCTGCATCACCCATGGCAGCACCATGATCTACCCCAACGACGCCTTCGACGCCGAGCTCACCCTGCGCGCCGTGGCCGAGGAGCGTGCCAGCATCCTGTACGGCGTGCCGACCATGTTCATTGCAATGCTCGACCACCCGGCCCGCCAAGGTATGGACCTGTCGACCCTGCGCAGCGGCATCATGGCCGGTGCCACCTGCCCGATCGAGGTGATGCGCCGGGTCATCGACCAGATGCACATGGCTGAAGTGCAGATCGCCTACGGCATGACCGAAACCAGCCCGGTATCGCTGCAGACTGGCCCGGACGACGACCTGGAGCTGCGCGTCACCACCGTTGGCCGCACCCAGCCGCAGCTGGAAAACAAACTGGTGGACGCCGACGGCTGCATCGTCGCGCGCGGTCAGATTGGCGAGTTGTGCACCCGCGGCTACAGCGTGATGCTGGGTTACTGGGACAACCCCCAAGCCACGGCAGATGCCATCGACCCGGCCGGGTGGATGCATTCGGGCGACCTGGCGGTGATGGACGAGCACGGCCACGTGCGCATCGTCGGGCGCAACAAGGACATGATCATTCGCGGTGGCGAGAACATTTACCCACGTGAGCTGGAGGAGTTCTTCTATACCCACCCGGCGGTGGCCGATGCGCAGGTGATCGGCATTCCGTGCAGCCGTTACGGCGAAGAGATTGTGGCCTGGATCAAGCTGCACCCAGGGCACAGCGCCACGGTCGAGGAACTGCAGGGCTGGTGCAAGGCACGTATTGCGCACTTCAAGGTGCCGCGGCATATCCGCTTTGTTGACGAATACCCTATGACAGTGACGGGTAAGGTACAGAAGTACCGTATGCGGGAGATCAGTGTGGCGGAGATCTCGGCGGTATCTGCGGGTTGA
- a CDS encoding alpha-1,4-glucan--maltose-1-phosphate maltosyltransferase, translating into MSRNEPFESVPMANDHPEQAISLSQALLAPRIVIEDTEPVLEAGTFAAKAISGQPVAVSSKVYSDGHDRLAVMLNWRQAHSRRWHCVPMQSAGNDLWLAEFTPTELGPHLFSIEAWVDPFATYSHDLEKKYNAGVEVKLELEEGRLMLGKGIELCSGAVRDELEALQQRLAELDTDGQVALLLGPDVAHLMSEAGHRSYLARSREFPVDVDRPAAQFASWYELFPRSITDDPQRHGTFNDVHQRLPMIRDMGFDVLYFPPIHPIGTQHRKGRNNALKAEPGDPGSPYAIGSAEGGHDAIHPQLGTREDFRRLVAAAAEHGLEIALDFAIQCSQDHPWLKEHPGWFSWRPDGTIRYAENPPKKYQDIVNVDFYAPDAVPSLWLALRDVVVGWVEEGVKTFRVDNPHTKPLPFWQWLIANVRSQHPDVIFLAEAFTRPAMMARLGKVGYAQSYTYFTWRNQKQELREYFEQLNQPPWSQCYRPNFFVNTPDINPFFLHTSGRAGFLIRAALATMGSGLWGMYSGFELCESAPLPGKEEYLDSEKYQIRPRDFTQPGNIIAEIAQLNRIRRQNRALQTHLGVAFFNCWNDNILYFAKRTPERDNFILVAISLDPHNAQEAHFELPLWELGLDDDADTQGEDLMNGHRWTWHGKTQWMRIEPWHQPFGIWRIEKAR; encoded by the coding sequence ATGTCACGTAACGAGCCCTTTGAAAGTGTGCCCATGGCGAATGATCACCCCGAGCAGGCCATCAGCCTGTCCCAGGCGCTGCTGGCGCCGCGTATCGTGATCGAAGACACCGAACCCGTGCTCGAAGCCGGCACCTTTGCCGCCAAGGCCATAAGCGGCCAGCCGGTGGCGGTCAGCAGCAAGGTCTACAGCGATGGCCACGACCGCCTGGCGGTGATGCTCAACTGGCGCCAGGCGCACAGCCGGCGCTGGCATTGCGTGCCGATGCAATCGGCGGGCAACGACCTGTGGCTGGCCGAGTTCACCCCCACCGAACTTGGCCCGCACCTGTTCAGCATCGAGGCCTGGGTCGACCCGTTCGCCACCTATAGCCATGATTTGGAGAAAAAGTACAACGCCGGTGTCGAGGTGAAACTGGAACTGGAAGAGGGCCGCTTGATGCTGGGCAAAGGCATCGAGCTGTGCAGCGGTGCCGTGCGCGATGAGCTCGAAGCGCTGCAGCAGCGCCTGGCGGAACTGGATACCGACGGGCAGGTGGCACTGTTGCTGGGCCCGGACGTTGCGCACCTGATGAGCGAAGCGGGGCACCGCAGTTACCTGGCCCGCAGCCGCGAGTTCCCCGTCGATGTCGACCGCCCGGCCGCGCAGTTCGCCAGTTGGTACGAGCTGTTCCCGCGCTCGATCACCGACGACCCACAGCGCCACGGCACCTTCAACGATGTGCACCAACGCCTGCCGATGATCCGTGACATGGGCTTCGATGTGCTGTACTTCCCGCCCATCCACCCCATCGGCACGCAGCACCGCAAGGGCCGCAACAACGCCCTCAAGGCCGAGCCCGGCGACCCTGGCAGCCCCTATGCCATCGGCAGTGCCGAAGGCGGCCATGACGCCATCCATCCGCAGCTGGGCACGCGGGAAGACTTCCGTCGGCTGGTTGCCGCCGCCGCCGAGCATGGCCTGGAAATCGCCCTGGATTTCGCTATCCAGTGCTCGCAGGACCACCCTTGGCTCAAAGAGCACCCCGGCTGGTTCAGCTGGCGCCCGGACGGCACCATTCGCTACGCCGAGAACCCGCCGAAAAAGTACCAGGACATTGTCAACGTCGATTTCTACGCCCCGGATGCCGTCCCGTCGCTGTGGCTGGCGCTGCGCGACGTGGTGGTCGGCTGGGTAGAGGAGGGCGTGAAAACCTTCCGCGTCGACAACCCGCACACCAAACCACTGCCGTTCTGGCAATGGCTGATTGCCAATGTGCGCAGCCAGCACCCCGACGTCATCTTCCTTGCCGAAGCGTTCACCCGGCCGGCGATGATGGCGCGTCTGGGCAAGGTTGGCTACGCGCAAAGCTATACCTACTTCACCTGGCGCAACCAGAAGCAGGAACTGCGCGAGTATTTCGAGCAGCTTAACCAGCCGCCGTGGAGCCAGTGCTACCGGCCCAACTTCTTTGTCAACACGCCGGATATCAACCCGTTCTTCCTGCACACTTCCGGTCGTGCCGGGTTCCTCATTCGCGCCGCGCTGGCCACCATGGGCTCCGGCCTGTGGGGCATGTACTCCGGCTTCGAGCTGTGCGAAAGCGCGCCGCTGCCGGGCAAGGAGGAATACCTGGATTCGGAGAAATACCAGATTCGCCCGCGCGATTTCACCCAGCCCGGCAACATCATTGCCGAGATCGCCCAGCTCAACCGCATTCGCCGGCAGAACCGCGCCTTGCAAACGCACCTGGGCGTGGCGTTTTTCAACTGCTGGAACGACAACATCCTGTACTTCGCCAAGCGCACGCCCGAGCGTGACAATTTCATCCTGGTGGCGATCAGCCTGGACCCGCACAACGCCCAGGAGGCGCATTTCGAGCTGCCGCTGTGGGAGCTGGGGCTGGACGACGACGCCGACACTCAAGGCGAAGACTTGATGAACGGCCACCGCTGGACCTGGCATGGCAAGACCCAATGGATGCGTATTGAGCCCTGGCATCAGCCATTCGGAATCTGGCGCATCGAAAAAGCCCGTTAA
- a CDS encoding RHS repeat-associated core domain-containing protein yields MNWYFYQGWSCVTSISALRKVSVMQHQRNALAFKTADLDREGLALVAIDSQRTAAWYSGPARTGPLQFTAYGYTAPKNELPVAFKGERYDAGTASYQLGNGHRTYNPALMRFNSADRFSPFDFGGINSYAFVSGNPVNFEDPSGRGIGKFIPHKLEATSNFVTFGKAPATPFSDVIVFSGQTEKSTKNNMTWIWGHGNGQRLGGLNPHKLAKRLYQRNIEFLDGPILLANCYGGASASTNGPGFPEISFAQQFANITGKTVIAFTERLNLKKGALESRPVMHMVLTAEKYLDAGPVTYYPETRPEMDNVSAPSNHSARIRR; encoded by the coding sequence ATGAACTGGTACTTTTATCAGGGCTGGTCTTGTGTAACGTCGATAAGCGCATTGCGTAAAGTCAGCGTGATGCAACACCAGCGAAACGCATTAGCCTTTAAGACTGCTGATCTTGATAGGGAGGGCCTAGCGCTAGTCGCAATTGACTCTCAGCGCACAGCTGCCTGGTATTCAGGCCCAGCCCGCACCGGGCCGTTGCAATTTACTGCCTATGGATACACCGCGCCCAAGAACGAATTGCCGGTGGCTTTCAAAGGAGAGCGATACGACGCAGGAACAGCCTCATATCAGCTTGGCAACGGACATCGTACCTACAACCCCGCGCTGATGAGGTTTAACAGTGCTGACCGATTCAGCCCATTCGATTTTGGAGGAATCAATTCCTATGCGTTCGTATCGGGAAATCCGGTGAACTTCGAAGATCCGTCCGGGCGCGGCATTGGAAAATTCATCCCACACAAACTTGAAGCAACTTCAAACTTTGTCACTTTTGGCAAAGCTCCAGCAACGCCTTTCAGTGACGTGATTGTCTTTTCCGGTCAGACCGAAAAAAGCACTAAAAACAACATGACGTGGATATGGGGACATGGAAACGGTCAGCGGCTTGGAGGCCTAAATCCGCACAAACTTGCAAAGCGTCTCTATCAACGTAACATCGAATTCCTGGATGGCCCCATTCTTTTGGCCAATTGCTACGGAGGTGCCAGTGCTAGCACTAACGGCCCCGGTTTCCCCGAAATCTCGTTTGCTCAACAATTCGCCAATATTACGGGAAAAACCGTCATTGCTTTCACGGAGCGTCTCAATCTGAAAAAGGGCGCGCTTGAGTCTCGTCCTGTTATGCACATGGTACTGACCGCTGAAAAGTATCTGGACGCTGGCCCGGTGACGTATTACCCAGAAACTCGTCCCGAGATGGACAATGTTTCCGCACCTAGCAATCATTCCGCAAGAATAAGGCGGTAA
- a CDS encoding acetyl/propionyl/methylcrotonyl-CoA carboxylase subunit alpha, giving the protein MSRPALTTLLVANRGEIACRIMRTAKAMGLTTVAVHSATDRDARHSREADIRVDLGGTKAAESYLLVDKLLAAAKASGAQAIHPGYGFLSENAGFARAIEQAGLIFLGPPASAIDAMGSKSAAKALMDAAGVPLVPGYHGEAQDLDTFRAAAERIGYPVLLKASAGGGGKGMKVVEEESQLADALASAQREAQSSFGDARMLVEKYVLKPRHVEIQVFADQRGNCLYLNERDCSIQRRHQKVVEEAPAPGLSPELRRAMGEAAVRAAQAIGYVGAGTVEFLLDARGEFFFMEMNTRLQVEHPVTEAITGLDLVAWQIRVACGEQLPITQEQVPLIGHAIEVRLYAEDPANEFLPATGTLALYRESAPGEGRRVDSGVSEGDVVSPFYDPMLGKLIAWGENREQARLRLLAMLDEFAIGGVKTNIAFLRRILAHPAFAAAELDTGFIPRHQDVLLPAPHALPAGFWEAAAEAWQQGQPGHQRDDDRSSPWGARNGLRLGLPARSSLHLVSAGQDQAVALERSAASTWQLAGEQLVHDQSGVRRQHLAIRRGGTLYLHWDGEMHAIQAFDPIAEAEASHGHQGGLGAPMNGSIVRVLVEPGQVVEAGTALVVLEAMKMEHSIRAPQGGTVKALFCQEGDMVSEGTVLVELAE; this is encoded by the coding sequence ATGAGCCGCCCCGCTTTGACCACCCTGCTGGTCGCCAACCGTGGCGAAATCGCCTGCCGGATAATGCGCACCGCCAAGGCCATGGGCCTGACCACTGTCGCCGTGCACAGCGCAACCGACCGCGACGCCCGGCACAGCCGCGAAGCGGATATCCGCGTTGACCTGGGCGGCACCAAGGCCGCCGAAAGCTACCTGCTGGTCGACAAGCTGCTGGCCGCTGCCAAGGCCAGCGGTGCCCAGGCTATTCACCCGGGCTATGGTTTTCTGTCCGAGAACGCAGGTTTCGCCCGTGCGATCGAGCAGGCCGGGTTGATCTTCCTCGGCCCACCGGCCAGCGCCATCGACGCCATGGGCAGCAAGTCGGCGGCCAAGGCGCTGATGGACGCCGCTGGCGTGCCGCTGGTGCCGGGCTATCACGGCGAAGCCCAGGACCTGGACACCTTCCGCGCCGCCGCCGAGCGCATCGGCTACCCGGTGCTGCTCAAGGCCAGCGCTGGCGGCGGCGGCAAGGGCATGAAAGTGGTCGAGGAAGAAAGCCAGCTGGCCGACGCCCTGGCCTCGGCCCAGCGTGAAGCGCAGTCGTCGTTCGGCGATGCGCGCATGCTGGTGGAAAAGTATGTGCTCAAGCCGCGTCACGTCGAAATTCAAGTGTTTGCCGACCAGCGCGGCAACTGCCTGTACCTCAACGAGCGCGACTGCTCGATTCAGCGCCGCCACCAGAAAGTGGTCGAAGAAGCCCCTGCCCCCGGCCTGTCGCCCGAACTGCGCCGGGCCATGGGCGAAGCGGCGGTGCGTGCGGCCCAAGCGATCGGCTATGTGGGTGCCGGCACCGTGGAGTTCCTGCTCGATGCCCGTGGCGAGTTCTTCTTCATGGAGATGAACACCCGCCTGCAAGTGGAACACCCGGTCACCGAGGCCATCACCGGCCTGGACCTGGTGGCCTGGCAGATTCGCGTGGCCTGCGGCGAGCAACTGCCGATCACCCAGGAACAGGTGCCGCTGATTGGCCATGCCATCGAAGTGCGGCTGTATGCCGAAGACCCGGCCAACGAGTTTTTGCCTGCCACCGGCACGCTGGCGCTGTACCGTGAGTCGGCGCCAGGCGAAGGCCGGCGGGTGGACAGCGGGGTCAGCGAAGGCGACGTGGTGTCGCCGTTCTACGACCCGATGCTGGGCAAGCTGATTGCCTGGGGTGAAAACCGCGAACAGGCACGCCTGCGCTTGCTGGCCATGCTCGACGAGTTCGCCATTGGCGGAGTAAAGACCAACATTGCCTTCCTGCGCCGCATTCTCGCCCACCCGGCGTTTGCGGCGGCAGAGCTGGACACCGGCTTCATTCCGCGCCACCAGGATGTGTTGCTACCGGCGCCCCATGCGCTGCCGGCGGGCTTCTGGGAAGCGGCAGCCGAAGCCTGGCAGCAGGGCCAGCCCGGGCATCAGCGCGATGACGACCGCAGTTCACCGTGGGGTGCACGCAACGGCCTGCGCTTGGGCCTGCCGGCACGCAGCAGCCTGCATCTGGTAAGCGCCGGGCAGGACCAGGCGGTTGCCCTGGAGCGCAGCGCTGCGTCCACCTGGCAGCTAGCGGGTGAGCAACTGGTGCACGATCAGTCAGGTGTGCGCCGCCAGCATTTGGCAATCCGCCGCGGTGGCACCCTGTACCTGCACTGGGATGGCGAGATGCACGCCATTCAGGCCTTCGACCCGATTGCCGAAGCCGAGGCCAGCCATGGCCATCAAGGCGGCCTGGGCGCGCCCATGAACGGCAGCATTGTGCGGGTGCTGGTAGAGCCGGGGCAGGTGGTTGAAGCCGGTACTGCACTGGTGGTGCTTGAGGCCATGAAGATGGAACACAGCATTCGTGCGCCGCAGGGTGGGACCGTGAAGGCGTTGTTCTGCCAGGAAGGCGATATGGTCAGCGAAGGGACTGTGTTGGTCGAACTGGCTGAATGA
- a CDS encoding gamma-carboxygeranoyl-CoA hydratase, translating into MSDFSTLEVIRDPRGFATLWLSREDKNNAFNAQMIRELIVAIDRLAEDASLRFVLLRGRGRHFSAGADLAWMQQSAQLDFNTNLDDAHELGELMYALHRLKAPTLAVVQGAAFGGALGLISCCDMAIGTEDAQLCLSEVRIGLAPAVISPFVVKAIGERAARRYALTAERFSGIRARELGLLAEVYPASELDAQVEAWVNNLLQNSPQALRATKDLLREVDDGELSPALRRYCENTIARIRVSAEGQEGLRAFLEKRRPAWQTEDKKEPRP; encoded by the coding sequence ATGAGCGATTTCAGCACCCTTGAAGTGATCCGCGACCCACGCGGCTTCGCCACCCTGTGGCTGAGCCGCGAGGACAAGAACAACGCCTTCAACGCGCAGATGATCCGCGAGCTGATCGTGGCCATCGACCGCCTGGCCGAAGACGCCAGCCTGCGCTTTGTGCTGCTGCGCGGCCGTGGCCGGCACTTCAGCGCCGGTGCCGACCTGGCCTGGATGCAGCAGTCGGCGCAGCTGGACTTCAACACCAACCTGGATGACGCCCACGAACTGGGCGAACTGATGTACGCCCTGCACCGCCTCAAGGCGCCTACCCTGGCCGTGGTACAAGGTGCAGCCTTTGGCGGCGCACTGGGCCTGATCAGCTGCTGCGACATGGCCATCGGCACCGAAGACGCTCAGCTCTGCCTGTCGGAAGTACGGATTGGTCTGGCCCCGGCGGTCATCAGCCCGTTTGTGGTCAAAGCCATTGGCGAACGTGCCGCGCGCCGCTATGCCCTCACTGCCGAGCGTTTCAGCGGCATACGGGCCCGCGAGCTGGGGCTGCTGGCAGAGGTGTACCCGGCCAGTGAGCTGGACGCCCAAGTGGAAGCGTGGGTGAACAACCTGCTGCAGAACAGCCCGCAAGCGTTGCGCGCCACCAAGGACTTGCTGCGCGAAGTGGACGACGGCGAACTCAGCCCGGCGCTGCGGCGCTACTGCGAGAACACCATTGCCCGCATCCGCGTCAGCGCCGAAGGCCAGGAGGGCCTGCGCGCCTTCCTGGAAAAACGCCGCCCCGCCTGGCAAACCGAAGACAAGAAGGAACCGCGCCCATGA
- a CDS encoding isovaleryl-CoA dehydrogenase gives MHYPSLNFALGETIDMLRDQVRTFVAAELAPRAAQIDHDNLFPADMWRKFGDMGLLGITVSEEYGGAGLGYLAHVVSMEEISRGSASVALSYGAHSNLCVNQINRNGTHEQKLKYLPKLISGEHIGALAMSEPNAGSDVVSMKLRAEQRGDHYVLNGSKTWITNGPDANTYVIYAKTDLDKGAHGITAFIVERDWKGFSRSNKFDKLGMRGSNTCELFFDDVEVPAENILGQLNGGVRVLMSGLDYERVVLSGGPTGIMQSCMDLVVPYIHDRKQFGQSIGEFQLIQGKIADMYTQLNASRAYLYAVAQACDRGETTRKDAAGVILYTAERATQMALEAIQILGGNGYINEFPAGRLLRDAKLYEIGAGTSEIRRMLIGRELFNETR, from the coding sequence ATGCATTACCCCTCCCTGAACTTCGCCTTGGGCGAAACCATCGACATGCTCCGCGACCAGGTGCGCACGTTCGTGGCCGCCGAGCTGGCACCCCGCGCCGCGCAAATCGACCACGACAACCTGTTCCCCGCCGACATGTGGCGCAAGTTCGGCGACATGGGCCTGCTGGGCATCACAGTGTCGGAAGAATACGGCGGCGCCGGCCTGGGCTACCTGGCCCACGTGGTGTCGATGGAAGAAATCAGCCGCGGGTCGGCCTCGGTGGCACTGTCCTATGGCGCGCACTCCAACCTGTGCGTCAACCAGATCAACCGCAACGGCACCCATGAACAGAAGCTCAAGTACCTGCCCAAGCTGATCAGCGGCGAGCATATCGGCGCGCTGGCCATGAGCGAGCCCAACGCCGGCTCCGACGTGGTATCGATGAAACTGCGCGCCGAACAGCGCGGCGACCACTACGTGCTGAACGGTAGCAAGACCTGGATCACCAACGGCCCCGACGCCAACACCTACGTGATCTACGCCAAGACCGACCTGGACAAGGGTGCGCACGGCATTACCGCGTTCATCGTTGAGCGTGACTGGAAAGGTTTCAGCCGCAGCAACAAGTTCGACAAGCTGGGCATGCGCGGGTCCAACACCTGCGAGCTGTTCTTCGACGACGTGGAAGTACCGGCAGAAAACATACTCGGCCAGCTCAACGGCGGCGTGCGCGTGCTGATGAGCGGCCTGGACTACGAGCGCGTGGTGCTGTCCGGTGGCCCGACCGGCATCATGCAAAGCTGCATGGACCTGGTGGTGCCGTACATTCATGACCGCAAGCAGTTCGGCCAGAGCATCGGTGAGTTCCAGCTGATCCAGGGCAAGATCGCCGACATGTACACCCAACTGAACGCCAGCCGCGCCTACCTGTACGCCGTGGCCCAGGCCTGCGACCGTGGCGAGACCACGCGCAAGGATGCTGCCGGGGTCATCCTGTACACCGCCGAACGCGCCACGCAAATGGCCCTGGAGGCGATCCAGATTCTCGGTGGCAACGGCTACATCAACGAATTCCCGGCGGGCCGCCTGCTGCGCGATGCCAAGCTGTACGAAATCGGTGCCGGCACCAGCGAAATCCGCCGGATGCTGATTGGCCGCGAGCTGTTCAACGAAACCCGCTGA